The Branchiostoma lanceolatum isolate klBraLanc5 chromosome 19, klBraLanc5.hap2, whole genome shotgun sequence DNA segment AACATGCAGCGCTTAgacaagtcgctagggggcccctAAACCAACACTTACTGCCTGTCAAAATTTCTTGTCCCCTATGCTGAAACAGAGTAATTATTGAAATCGAAGTTCATCTTTTCAAAAGGCATTGTGGATTTTTATTAGATCTatacaacacaaaaatatatgcaGACCGGTTTCTTTATTTTCCGTGACGTTTTTAGCATGTGTATTTGACAGTGCTCTGGAGCAAATCAAACTTACACAGGTTGTTTTTCCGTCCCAGATGTCGCATAATCGCCATACTGTGGGTCAGTTTAAGGTCTCCATCGATGTAGTATGGAAGCTGTGAGagagaacagaaaaaaattatttctagtCTGAAATATATAAGTTTAATTTACGGTGAAACTACATGGCTTTGGTCTTCTGTCGTTGCGTTTGTGTAGATAGTTTTAAATACGCCATAACACCACACTGTAATATTCCGATGAAAAAGTGCAATCTTGACCACATGTACTTGGACATGGACATGTACAGAAACCAGATTCAGCCCCTGGGACAACGTAGAAACGTAGGGGCCCTGACTCTCCTGCATCGCATGTATAACCACAACGCTCCTTCACCACTTATCTGCCTACTCCCGGGACCGCACGTACATCGACGTGAAACCCGCTTGTCAAGATCACAACACTGCAACGCTCTGGAACCCGTCAAGTCGGCCACAACGTCCCACAGAAGAACCTTCCTCCCAGCCACCGTTAATCTCTGGAACTCTCTGCCACAGGACATTGTGACTCTTAAGGACAAATGCAAGTTTAAGTACAGTATAAATCGCCACCTTAGTGTCCCTCGGCAGCGCCCTAATATATAGATATGGGTCAGCTGCTAAGCTAAGGCATGGTGctaagcatagaaaaaaaaacttacatttGGGAAGGCTAGACCGAAGTTGTCCTTAATGTTCCTCCAGCAATCTTTGCTAAAATCCGGTGCTGTGATGTTTTGCAAAAGGACTGAAGTTAATGATTATGACTAAATTGTATGAAACATAACCGTAATATCAAAATTAACacattatttccgtacacaaagtaGAGCACTTACCAACAACCTTTCGACTAGGCCTCTGGTCCttttcaagttgatttgacccaAAGCCTACGTCACTTAATTGACCTTGCCTTACATTGTGTACGGAGATAGCATGCAAATGTATTGCTATGCAAATTACCTTATTTGTGCTTCATGCAATCAAGAATGTAGCTTCTGTAGTGGCTATCATAGTCTAAATATCTAGTGTTTTCTATACATTTTTCTTGGCATCAATAACCTAAAAGTTAGAATTAAAAGTATTTTCTAGTCCTTGCTGTCATTCCATACTGTACATCTCAGTCGCTATGTTAAACATACATCGAAGGAGAAACGCCAGCATTGGTTTAGAGGACTTTGCTGTAATTTTTCGATCTTTTGACGATCCCCCTACGACACTATTACGATCCTGAATACCGTCACTATAAAAAACATATGAGTTCTCTTACGTCCAGCGCAAACATACACTTCCTCCTTGTAGTCTGTTTCCGTGTACTCTAGCATCAGTCTGATCGACTGGCCATACTGTAACAGATAAAAATTACGTAATGATTTTTTCTAACCAATCACCGGTAATGCCAAAAAGGTAAATTATCAATTAACTGCCAATGGGTTATTGGGTGATCGATATACTAATTGTTGATTGACCAGCTCCGCAAAAATGAGGCAGTAGATTATAAAGAAGGCGGGACTAAAACTACAAGGGTAGGGTAGGCGGGGCTACGACGTGTTGTTTCAAAAATAAGAATGACGTATTAAAGGCAAACTCACCGCTCGTTGCCTCCAGTAGCCAAGTACAGCAGGCATGGTTGGACGTGCCACGTTTGAGCTCGCTATAGTCTCTCCAATACTTCGCGGGGCAGGCTAAATATGCGTACGCAGCGAATATGTCACGTTCTGTCAAGGGCAACTGTACAACgtcaaatttcaaactctttgCCTAATTCAGCATACAAAATGGCTACCGGGCACTTATTAACGTTACTCAATACCGTTGAACGTACCAAGGTTCAAATAATTATAGGCACACATGTTGAATGGCTGAAGCTAATATAAACACCTTAGCCAAAGTCCAACCCTATAACACGATATGAGTGCTGGAAGCACATCTGAAGTGAGTAACGGTTCCTTCTTCCGGCTCATACTAGTATAATCACACTGCCAAATAACGGCTGTCATTGTCTTTTGTAATCTCTGCCTACTTAACTATTCATTTTCCTAGAGAAACATCAATGCAATTACAATCTTACAGTGAGGAAAGCTCACCAGAACTTAAGGTATCACAGTTCTCACACTGTGAAGTTGTCTGCCTCTGTTGGAGTCTGCAGCGGCAGAGGGTGAAAGTATCAGGTGGAGGTCAAAGTTCAACCTCCTCCCTGTAGGTCAACATTTGCCTGATGACCCACTTCTGATCACGATGTAAGCACCACCGGTTATATGTTAACCCACAGTGTGGTGTTAACCTGTTATCAGGAAAGGTACGAACTGCCGAACAACAAGAGGCCCGATGTGCTCTGCGCAGGATACaatagaaacaacaaaaattaaagacACTTCAatcaaagaataaaagaatatatGAATAAAGAAATGGTCTTGTCTGTTTATGAATAAAAATCTTACGGTTACTAATTCTCACTTGCGAACACAGGCATTACCTACAATGAACGCATCCCCATTGCTAATTTTAAATAATTTGGAGTTAAAAATGCGATGAAAGTTTCAGCATTTCCACAATACGTCCACCCCTATACTACACCATTGTGTTGCCGTGACGTCATCTCGACCGCTCATATATTAGTTCAATGACAATCGCAGAAGGTCATCTAAGGCCACAGGTCATTTAAGGACAGCGATTTCCATTAGTGATGTTTCACAGACTTCAAAATAGCCATTATTATGCCTTTGACGTCATAAAGGAAAAACGCCCCGAAAGTGTGTTTCGTGAAAGTAACGGTTGGAAAAGTGCGCCGAAATGTCCTCTTACCATTGGGAAGCCCAGAGAAAACAGAAGATGTTGGACAAGAGGTGTGTCCCGGGCAAGAGCAGGGGCGCCTCGGAGGTGTCATCAGCCAGGGAGGGAAGCTCCGCTCAGTCCAGCCAGGCGTCATCAGCATGTAGTAGGTAGGGACGGTGATCAAggttaatgctagggtcacatttcctaaccggggcccggccgggctgtttgcggaaacgaaaaatcaaagtgtatgtcaatagatttgcacaagctatgctcttgaataattttgggtacgttttgtgtttttgttgtcttttatatcatacttttcgttccccgaaagactgcccggccgggccccggattggaaatgtgaccctagcataacgtTGGTGTGGGGGATCTGTGGCGCAGTCTGTTAACCTGTGTATAGCTCTGGCTTTCTACCTGGCTAATCCTTTATGGGATCCGGGACTGCACGTGTGACAGCTAGCTATATACATTTAAACATCGAAACTGTCAATGGCTGTAGTTCATGTTGTTACACTGATGATAGTCCATACAAATAATCTCCTCAAACCGACACCATTGCCGTCATTGGCAAGGCATTGTGTGATTTTCTCTGGGTGATTAACCAAGGTGTTGTTGAAAGGATCTCTCCTTGGTTTTGAATTGGCGTTCCCTTtgatggttgttgttgttgtggtggtGGTATAGGTCTGGCGGACACTTGATTGTTCTAGAACGTAGTAGAACATTCGGAGAAGTCCATCATATCAACTGGCTGGGGACTAGCTAGCTAGTTCATGGATGCAATTTTgcttttttatttctttcaagTTGTTTGTCATACAGGTCGGAGACAAACATATTACTTCAATCATcaataggaaatgttgcgttgaCTCATAATTATAAGTTCATCTGTTATGCTGTTATTTACTTGATCAACCCATGTAGATTAACGGCCTTCTTTGAACCTCTTTTTTTGGGCGTTACCTCCAGTGGTGGATCCTCTGTCATGACCCGCAGCGCAATGTCGACCCCACCTCCCTCTCCCACACCACCGGAAACCAAGAAAGACGCACTTCCGCTCGACGAGGAGCTGCAAAGGAGGCTGGGAATGTTGATGAAGAGAGAAGCTCAGCAGCCGATGAGCATGATGGCGAGGAGCAACCTGTTGAAAGAAGTCGACGGCTTCCATCGCGCGATGTCCCGAAGATCGGCCAAGCTACCAGGCCGGTATACTTCGTTGGACTACGCCCAACAGTGGTGATCGGAGAGATGTTGTCGCCGTTCTTTCGCTGGAGGAATATCTTTGTTAATTGTCACGTCACGGTGTACGCTGCCTCTAATCTTTGTAATATGCTGTTCTAACGCAGCACTTGGAAGGCTCCATGATATATTAGATATTCACCGGGAAAAAAACTACATGTGCAAAGATGGATATAGGTCGCCAAATGGTTCAATGATTCAAATGTATATTCAACgaataaagaaattgaaagaGGTATCTTTTGTATTTCAAATGCATCTCTCAACTCTACCAATTCCAAACCGTCATTTTTTCCCCGGATGTTGCACTCTGACCTCTGGTAGACCTAGTGCATAGCTCATGAATGTTTATCATTTCTCAAATTCTTCAAGTTCACAGAAAAGAGGTAAAGGAGTCGGTCCACACATTTCAGAACTAGCTGTCATCCTGACAAAGGGGGTCATCTTAACTAAAGactctacatgtatcttttcaaATAAGTAGTGACGTTATCAATCTATGACACCGAAGACCATGAATAATAAAGACCCGACACAGCATGTTTAAGAGGAAGGTTTTATTCTAAAGTCGTTCTCTAATCTACATAGAAAGCGCTGCTGCAAAGTTACAAGGAACGTCTCACGTTTAAATGGAAGAATTACTACAGAACATTAGATACTAAAGGTCTAGCTTACATTCTTATCAAATACAACATGCCGATTCTTAAACGATTCTGTTTCCATCGTTACAATCAGAGAGATCAAACCTACGTTATACAGTGGATGTGATGTATATTCTGACTGGTAAAACTCCTAGTCAACGTTAACGGCCGCGGCCTTCTATGGTCTCAGAGAAATCAAATCTACGTTCTACAATGGTTGTGTTACATATTCCCTAACTGGTAAACTCCTTCTACAGTCAACAGCTTCTGATACAACCAGATTTCTAAGGTCAATTCACATAGTAATAGGTTACATATAAATGAAACTGTAAGACACACTGTGGCATACTTGACAAAAATGCTACAAATTACTAGGGCAAACATCACAGTTGCGCTGGACAGTGGAAGGCTcaatagatgaaaaaaaatcgctGGTTATTTCTGTTTAGAATCTCATTTTCCGGATAAGAATTTGGCAGGACTAAATAATAGGGATAAATGATCAAGTctcccctaagccgacccctagagactagGACCAGGCTAATGTCTTTACGGCTTGTACGTCCAACTTTAATTTTTGCCAATCTATCAAAGCGTCAGTGTCATCATACCAACGACACTACTAGTGAGTGTGTGAGCGCTTAGTAGTAGTAACGAATGTCGCTGGTCAATGTGTATGTTGATTGCGTGTGTgcgtcggtgtgtgtgtgtgtgtgtgtgtgtgtgtgtgtgtgtgtgtgtgtcactcaGGTGGTGGTAGTGgtggtggtgtgtgtgtatgtgtgcctcGTGTGTGTTCATTTGTGTATTTGGCTGCATGTCAGTTTCTGGTGGCATATCAGTTCTGTTACCCTCATGCCCCTTTCCTCGAAGACTGAGTGAGCTATTATCCGCCGTTATTATTAAAGCGTTGCCAGGATTCCGCCATGTAGACCAACCTCGGTAGTTGATTTTCACTCTTACTAAAAGGCGAAGAGTTAAGAAGAGGCCTAAATCCTGCGCAAAAACTCGTGTTGTTATCATTATAAAAAACTGAAACTAGCTAGAGTTAactatttgtgctacatatacttcaggttcgctatgttagtttagcgattacggggtctttctAGGAATATGggttggtattgaatttttctttctattagagttgaatgtgtgataacATTTAGTTGTGTGccgaaatagagagaacgctagcgaccacAAAAAACACCCATCCCAATAAAATGATATGGCGACCCtctgacgtcacaattcaagatggcgaccaccaCACATTgaacacatgccaacggatccaacataggtttttgctacgcaaacctgcaACGACCTGGgtacttacatctgcttggagactattgTTTGCTCCGCACGGAAACGAGGCTATgaaaaaccaagatggcggaaatgGACGCTTTGTTTGGCAGCGATGTCGACAGCGAAAACGAGCAAGCAGGTACTTTTGTGTGATTTTAGGGACTAGGAGATGCCGTTGGAAGTGAGAACGTACAGTTGAGAATTGTTTTCGTTGAGTGGATTATTTATTTGCTGTCTGGAAATGGAGAAAATGGTGTCGGACGTGGttggttggggaggggggcgaaattGCGGCATGGTTCCTTGCGGTTTACCTAAGGCTTGTTTCTTTTATATAAACCAAGCTTGATAACTGTCTACAGGTAAGATTGTAGCCGGGAATAAGTAATTGTACACCGAACATAAGTTTCAGAGCATGCTGCTTGCTCTTTACAACAAATTATGGgccgttaaaaaaaaagaaaaatacaggGGGGTTGACGACACCCCCAAATATCTGCATACCCACTAagtcctagcctggatgccagacccccaaactctaacaTATCTATCGTTTGGGATATAGATCTTTCAttgtttgggggtctggcatccaggctacctaAGTCCTGAATCCTAATGCTTCAACCACTGTCCTGAAATCCTGACTACTTCAACCCCCTAAGTCCTGAATCCTAACGCTTCAACCCCCTATTAAACAGTCCTGGAATCCTGACCACTTCAACCCCCCAAGTCCTGAATCCTAACGCTTCAACCCCCTAACAGTCCTGGAATCCTGACTACTTCATCTCCCTTAGTCCTAGAGTCCTGTTAATAAGTGTTATCAACCCCCCTGTATTTTTTAACAGCATTTTTTTGAATGCAGGCAAACAGGCCACATAAAGGaaatgggacaaaataaaacaaaaacgcctaaaaccaTGTCAAAACAAGCTGGAGCCaaatctgtttggagagtagaaagttggtacatttgtatattggtATTTCCCAGACAGATATCCATGCATCAATGGACAACAAACAATTATCAGTTTTTGATTTGGAGACTTCAAAAGTGTAGCCTGTATTACTAGCAAACGTTCCTTTGAGTTTGATCATCTTTTTGTCATCCTGTAGATGGAAAGGCTTCAAGGTCAGCCAGTGACAACGAAGAGTCACAAGAAAACGGCAACATGAACGAGCTGTTCGGTACACAGCTGCCCAGCGACAGCGAGAACGAAGACAGCAGAAGTCATCAGTCAGGAAGCGGCCAATCAGAGAGAAGTCGATCCAGATCGCCATCTAGATCCAGATCTGCGAGCCCACAATCGAGATCCGGCAGCGAAGACAACCAGTCGGACAGAGAAAGTCAGTCTGGGAGGGAGTATCAGAGTGGATCTGAGGCCAACCAATCAGGAGACGAGAAAAGCGACCAATCAGAGAACGAGGCTGGTGGTGACTCAGAAGATGAAAGAGTTCAAGggtcagatgatgatgaaaaatccAGAGGCAGCCAATCGGGAGATGAAGTTCAGAGAGGTGACCAATCAGGAGATGAAGATCCAAGAGGTGACCAATCGGGAGATGAAGTTCAGAGAGGTGACCAATCAGGAGATGAAGATCCAACAGGTGACCAATCAGGAGATGAAGTTCAGAGAGGTGATCAATCAGGAGATGAAGAACCAAGAGGTGACCAATCAGGAGAAGAAGCAGGTGGTGTCAGGTCAGGTGATGAGGCtggcagccaatcagagaaggAGGGAAGGGACCAATCAGATGACGAGAGAAGCCAGTCTGGAAATGAAGTGGAGAAAGCTGGGAGTGGGTCAGATGCAGAAAAGAAATCTGGTAAAGTTAACCTCCAGTATTCACTCATTGTTTTATAATCATACATTGTTTCAAAAAGTAAATTGAACTGGTAATAATACATGAGCCATGAATGCATGATATAGATTATTATTTTCAATATGTTCTGAAAGTCTGAAATAAAGAAGTTCAGTATGCTATAATTTATGAAGGTCTATAATTTTTCAAGATTGAAGTTGATGTGTTGATGGATATCCTGaaccaaaatgaatttcgagccctgtcatcAAACTAGTTTAACCGGCTCGACTCCTCCATGTTTCAAGTCATATTGATATTCCTGTGCTTTACCCATCTGTAGGGAAGGGTTCAGACAGCGACAGTGATGACAGTGTGATTGGCAGAAGGCCAAAGAAAGCGGCAGTCTCCAGTGATGAGGGAGGTCCGGCTGGACTTGGACTTGGCTCTGACAGCGAAGGCGAGGGTGGAGGTATGGAATGTTTTCTGTCATTGACAGTGATGTGaagttttgagctttgatccaacacaaagaaaggAACTCACCATAAATTTTTGGTCGGAACTCCAAACCTTCCTCAGATAGCTGATTCACTGGAAGCCGGAaacgtgatgacgtcaggagcGAATCAAAACCGTGACGGTGGAAGATTCCGTCTTCCCGCCCTTTTGATTCACTCCTGACGCCATCACGCTTCCGGCTTCCCGGTGTTCAGCGCAGTGAATCAGCTATCTGAGGAAGGAGTTCCGACCAAAAATTCATGATGAGTTcctttctttgtgttggatcaaagctcaaaacttcacaatatgtactctaccaacacagattagcTTTCGCTTGAATGGAcagtgctgtttgtttgtttaacctttgtttattcatgagaagctcaaatcagcctgcaggctGCTTTCTATTAAAGTCTTAATTgaggaggtaagggtcagataaaatatcTGTAACAACAATACAGATTTAAAAGCCTAATGAATATTGAAACATCAATTGTATTATAATCCTTACACACTATCACAAAATACAAAGTTGGTATATTGTCTGTCATGCACTATAACACTATGAACCTTCAGAATGACAAACATAGATACTTATGATTTATAAGCAAAAAAGGTATGTTAGTATGAACAGGTGCTCATGCGATAAGAATATGaacattttttgtttgctttgccTGTGCAGGTGCGACACCTGTTGCAGCTGCAGCTGATGACTTGTTCGGAGACGCAGACGACATCTCGGAGGAAAGCGGTGATGAGGGGGAGGCTAAGATAGGGGAGGAGATCAAGAAGGCTTTAGGAGAGGAGGTAAGAAGTCAAAGGAAAATTTAGAATCCTCCCAACACCTTTTGTTATATAGGGGCAGCGCCCATCCCTGTTTCTATAGTTCTTGGGCCTTACTACTACAGCTGTAGCTGTACCTGTATTATTGATAAGGTACTGGTCCAAAATACCAAAACACTGCCAGACTACCATTAATTTTGTGATAATCTTATCTGATTAAGTTGCCATTGCCTGCCCTGCCATCCCAGCCAGGCTTGAACTAATTAGGTACAGATTCTCTCTTTCAATGATATCCAACATAACTGGCAAAAAATCAAAATGACGGAACTTCAAATCTCTATTTTGAAAGATATATGTTTTTGCCAACATTATCAAAGTCaacactagagttaagtatttgtgctacatgtacttcaggtttgctatgttagtttagtgattacagggtcttttgatagatatgaattggtattgattttttctttttatttgagttgaatgtgtgatagttgtgtgccgatttgttagatatagagagaacgctagcgaccccaaaataCACCCCGCCCAATAAAATGGTTTGGCGACCCTGTGACATCACAAAttaagatggcggccaccggACATGCTAACGGATCcagcaaaggttttgctacacaAACCTGTAATTTCCTGATTGCAGTGTTTCTACTGCAGTGCCTATGGTTTTTCAGGGCCATTCTGAATGTGTGCAATTCTTCCCTGTTCTGCTAGGGGGAGCCGATGGAAGAAGGTGGTGAGGGAGAGGAGGAGCCTGCACCAGAGACCAGGATTGATGTGGAGATGCCTCGGATCAAACTCAACCTGGGCAACTCTCAACACTTCGTCAAGCTGCCAAACTTCCTCAGCGTGGAGACAAGGTATGGAAAGTCTTAGAAATCATCCTAACTGAAATTTTAGTTATTGGTAAAGGTAGGGGACGTtcccgtcggtcgtggatcacagaCCTAAAGGAGTGGAgcggtcattcagccaaccagatgaccagactggcggaagaccgccagcagtggagagattTCACTGAGAgccatgctgccccgacggcggactaagctatgggatagagtgagtgagtgaaaggtagtcccatagcctttttgaggccgtatgggcagtgggttgttatccactgtatctagggcatggtattgagcccatccctctccttcaacTGCCTTAAGCTTTTACCTCCCCTATTGAagacaggtacccatttttacacctggctgGAGTGAGGAcagtcgtgttaagtgcttttcccaaggacacgacGTCTAGCCAAGAacgccaggattcgaacccttGACCTTTCCAACTCATGTCGGATAGCCTAACCACTTGGCCGTTTGATACCACTTAGATAATGATCTCCTTGTGATTTCAGGCCCTTCGACCCTGTGCTTTATGAGGATGAGATTGAAGAAGACGAAATGATGGACGAAGAGGGGAGAACAAGGTTAAAACTCAAGGTCAGGTTCACAGTCCAGCCACTCTGCAACACCACCAAAGATGAACTTGACGCATGTCAAAAATCTGTAgtctttgtatcttttcttAGTCTATAACATGGTTTGTGATCATTATACATCACTGGTTTTGAACTCCTAAgaatttgtagtttttcttaCACTGTCATTGTTTGTAGGTGTTCTTGAGTTTCATTGACAAACATGATTCACCCTCAGAAATGTGCACCCCCCCTCCctcaaattatgataatcattttgAAGACAGGACAAGCTGTATTTTACAGACTAATTAAGAATAAAGATAAAGGTCCCATAGCATtctttgaggccgtagggacaATGGGTTATCAACCTCTGTGTCTAGGGCATTTTATTGGAAGATGGAACCCATCCCTCTTCTTCtattgccttttacctccccaactgaaatTAGATACCCTTTTTACCCCCACAGGTAGAGAACACCATCCGCTGGCGCAAGACTGTGGACGAGAACGGTTTAGAAACGAGGGAAAGCAACGCCAGGGTCGTCAAGTGGTCCGACGGAAGGCAAGTCTGAAATTCCCCCTCTCAATATAATTTCTACCATACTTGgtagaaaatattcaaaagtATTTAAAGCACTGTATTTCAAGCAATGAGATATAAACAGTCCTTTTTATTTGTCTTTGTTTTGAGAAGATATAAAAGGATTTGCCAATGTGAGGTCCACATGTACTCATTTTGTAAATAGATTGAAACAGCTTGTGATGGAAGAATTTTGTTACTATTAGTATATTGCTTAGAGAATAGAATGCCCTTGAAAATGTGTTGTCTGTGTTGCAGCATGTCACTCCATCTGGGTACTGAGATCTTTGATGTACACAAGACATCTCTCCAGGGAGATCACAACCATCTCTTCATCAGACAGGGCACGGGATTGGTGGGGCAGGCTGTTTTCAAAACCAAACTGTCATTCAGGTAGTGTACAATCATTCATtacattcacattcacatatGTGATTTAGTTTGTGGTTTAACAGCACAGCTCCAAACTATTGATGGACTgttatgatactgtaattcactttatcttcccgatagcaaaatttcacgatgtaaggaaaattgactttTCTCTGAACTGTAATTTCgcagtggcggcaagtgatttacagaacggatgtgtgaaggaatcatgaataataacaacggtttttttcacggtgatgataagttcatggtacagaggtgactgtaaAAACTGAACAtagagttacagtgaaagaaacaagaattacagtatttgtatACTGTATATCTGGCATAACTGGCGGTGGTTACCGCACTTTGTTGTAACGTACCAGCTCTGCAGGCATGCAgcacgacagcagctggttatattacctACACTGAATGCCCTGCTGCACCTAACCTTTGAACATCTTGCTAAAGTGGTTACAGATCACTTTTACCAAATAATGTCCAGCAGAGTGCAATGGTCGGACTtagtgctgtgtacctgtactgtacagtaaaaattgattaggtacagatccaaaataccggatcatgaagtaccggtactgtaccgatataaatttacaccaagtatgtgcttattttgtgactgatctcctaacctcatggcctcaagcaacaccaaacgtgaccaaagtgacaccttggaacagcataactaatatgtaacagatcattcaggcaggcagggagttttgatagcaaggcaaAGGGAGTTttgcggtaggaaacctagttctttgaataaaagttgagaacattttatttatgtttctgtttagaaaaacacatgtattgatcaggtacaggtgcaggtccggacctgtacatgtacctagacCTCTATAccggtacatgtaactgtacctgatgttatgtttaggtacgcagcactagtctgACAGTATTTTTCTCTGTTTTCAGACCACACTCGACCAACAGTGCGACCCACAGGAAGATGACCCTGTCCTTGGCTGACCGCTTCTCCAAGACACAGAAGATCCGAGTCATCCCTCTTGTTGGGACAGACCCAGAGTCACAGAGAACTGAGATGATCAAGGTTTGTCAGtgttttaaaagccagaaataACGGATTGAACTTTCTcagtttagtacatgtatgtacagtttgTTTGTTCTCCATTTAGCAGGAATGTGGTCCAATCTGGTTTAAGTTAATTTATATCATACCTGGGCcgaatggaccgatccagtcgaacaccatatcgaacatatagaaccccctattctatttggaataactccgtcaagaacagcgctagttggACAGGAATGGCACGCGTTAAGCAGggtatgtacatctgtcacaggtttttcactgtattggctgcatgtaaactcaggaaaaaaaaacgaaatgaaaaagaaaatatcttgGGCACTCATGAGGAGAGAGCTGgaaacacattgccaactactacaaagtccgctagaaCAGAGTTCCGcctcttctgtacttgtgtatgaaactgattaatatgaatgcgacacggtaagtgtaagaattgcattttgatagttaattgctaaaggacatgcagctgcaattcatgcagtcaacacggtgggaaccctgtcacagatatacgtaccctgttttacacgtgcatcggctgcttgtcaaaaatctGGCACTGAtggtcaccaacaaggtaatgctatgcgaCGCAGCCTGCTtccgcattgaccgaaaacataacgccctcaccgtaactacatttaccccctcctcaaacaaccctactcggtggatac contains these protein-coding regions:
- the LOC136425730 gene encoding RNA polymerase-associated protein LEO1-like gives rise to the protein MAEMDALFGSDVDSENEQADGKASRSASDNEESQENGNMNELFGTQLPSDSENEDSRSHQSGSGQSERSRSRSPSRSRSASPQSRSGSEDNQSDRESQSGREYQSGSEANQSGDEKSDQSENEAGGDSEDERVQGSDDDEKSRGSQSGDEVQRGDQSGDEDPRGDQSGDEVQRGDQSGDEDPTGDQSGDEVQRGDQSGDEEPRGDQSGEEAGGVRSGDEAGSQSEKEGRDQSDDERSQSGNEVEKAGSGSDAEKKSGKGSDSDSDDSVIGRRPKKAAVSSDEGGPAGLGLGSDSEGEGGGATPVAAAADDLFGDADDISEESGDEGEAKIGEEIKKALGEEGEPMEEGGEGEEEPAPETRIDVEMPRIKLNLGNSQHFVKLPNFLSVETRPFDPVLYEDEIEEDEMMDEEGRTRLKLKVENTIRWRKTVDENGLETRESNARVVKWSDGSMSLHLGTEIFDVHKTSLQGDHNHLFIRQGTGLVGQAVFKTKLSFRPHSTNSATHRKMTLSLADRFSKTQKIRVIPLVGTDPESQRTEMIKKEEEKLRATMRREAQQRRMREKAHARGMSASYLEPDRFDEIMDDDEEAISLAAIKGNYKKPGKKDFRPPIYSSDSEEEEEEEKKEERLNKAKAITTLDSDEDEEGSEGGKRKAEEDDGNKKKKARKIIESDEEESD